In a genomic window of Pseudoxanthomonas indica:
- a CDS encoding GNAT family N-acetyltransferase, with the protein MSLLIRLESPSSPDAIRLVDELESHLAALYPATSRHGYSVEKLIREGVAFFVARWEGEPVGCGGVQHYADGYGELKRMYVRPEFRGRGVARALLERLTLHAVGEGAALLRLETGVHQHEAIALYTKAGFRSMGPFGQYQPDPNSVFLEKALA; encoded by the coding sequence ATGTCGCTGCTGATTCGACTGGAATCCCCCTCCTCCCCCGACGCCATCCGCCTGGTCGATGAGCTGGAGTCGCACCTGGCCGCCTTGTACCCGGCCACCAGCCGACACGGCTACAGCGTGGAGAAATTGATACGCGAAGGCGTGGCCTTCTTTGTCGCACGCTGGGAAGGCGAACCCGTGGGCTGCGGCGGCGTGCAGCACTACGCCGATGGCTATGGAGAACTCAAGCGCATGTACGTGCGCCCCGAGTTCCGCGGCCGCGGCGTGGCGCGTGCGCTACTGGAGCGACTGACCTTGCATGCCGTCGGAGAAGGCGCCGCCCTGCTGCGCCTGGAGACCGGCGTACACCAGCACGAAGCGATTGCCTTGTATACGAAGGCAGGCTTCCGCTCGATGGGACCGTTTGGGCAGTACCAGCCGGATCCCAATAGTGTGTTTTTGGAGAAGGCGCTGGCCTGA